The following are encoded in a window of Variovorax paradoxus genomic DNA:
- a CDS encoding HpcH/HpaI aldolase/citrate lyase family protein: MPTHALPLRPLRSAMYVPATNPRALAKATTLDCDAVIYDLEDAVAPDMKDTARQHLVQVFASARPSPQQAVIRVNAIDSAAFEQDMATVAYCRPDAVLVPKIGSARDVQLLSDAAARHGAAQDLRLWLMVETAAALSALDDIVQAGLAATPRLDCLVVGTNDIAKETGVFAGDGRRYLMPWLMGVVLTAKRSGVRALDGVWNDFSDAAGFEVEARQSVKMAFDGKTLIHPTQIGPANAAFSPSESAVSEARDIVAAFAREEHAGTGVINLNGKMVERLHLAQAQRLLAVRSAIDARATTAR, from the coding sequence ATGCCGACCCACGCCCTCCCCCTCAGGCCGCTTCGCTCCGCGATGTATGTGCCGGCCACCAACCCACGCGCACTCGCCAAGGCCACGACGCTCGACTGCGATGCGGTCATCTACGACCTGGAAGATGCGGTCGCGCCGGACATGAAGGACACGGCACGCCAGCATCTCGTCCAGGTGTTCGCCAGCGCGCGCCCGAGCCCGCAGCAGGCCGTCATCCGGGTCAACGCCATCGACAGCGCGGCGTTCGAGCAGGACATGGCCACAGTGGCGTACTGCCGGCCCGACGCAGTCCTGGTGCCGAAGATCGGCTCGGCACGCGACGTCCAGTTGCTGTCCGACGCCGCCGCACGACACGGCGCCGCCCAGGACCTGCGGCTCTGGCTCATGGTCGAGACCGCTGCCGCACTGAGCGCGCTGGACGACATCGTCCAGGCCGGGCTGGCGGCCACGCCTCGGCTCGATTGCCTCGTCGTCGGCACCAACGACATCGCGAAGGAGACCGGCGTCTTTGCCGGCGACGGCCGGCGCTACCTGATGCCCTGGTTGATGGGCGTCGTGTTGACGGCCAAGCGCAGTGGTGTGCGCGCGCTCGACGGGGTCTGGAACGACTTCTCGGACGCGGCCGGCTTCGAGGTCGAGGCCCGACAGTCGGTGAAGATGGCTTTCGATGGCAAGACCCTGATCCACCCCACCCAGATCGGGCCCGCGAACGCGGCCTTCTCGCCGTCGGAATCCGCAGTGAGCGAAGCCCGCGACATCGTCGCCGCCTTTGCCCGCGAGGAACACGCCGGGACGGGTGTCATCAACCTGAACGGAAAGATGGTGGAGCGGCTGCACCTGGCGCAGGCACAACGGCTGCTGGCCGTGCGGTCTGCCATCGATGCACGGGCCACCACGGCGCGTTGA
- a CDS encoding IclR family transcriptional regulator, translating into MQDGMVKSAVRVFELLELFEAERRPLRVADIVDKLGVPQSSVSMLLKTLVARGYMEFDSARREYCPSVRIAFLGDWATRLPARQEAIQDAMRRLASETGETVLLGRQSGVLMQYLSVRESQHALRFSLSPGTMRPMHRTAIGIMLLSQRDDDQIGLLLRRYNAEAGRTGPPARIAETLRAVAFAREHGYYESANLATPGAGVIASLLPTPIRGQRLGIGVGGPLERLHKRRRQLLASLLAVAGKG; encoded by the coding sequence ATGCAAGACGGCATGGTGAAGTCCGCGGTTCGTGTCTTCGAGCTGCTCGAACTGTTCGAGGCCGAGCGCCGGCCGCTGCGGGTCGCCGACATCGTCGACAAGCTCGGCGTGCCGCAGTCCAGCGTGTCCATGCTCCTCAAGACGCTGGTGGCGCGCGGCTACATGGAGTTCGACAGCGCCCGGCGCGAGTACTGTCCGTCCGTGCGGATCGCGTTCCTCGGCGACTGGGCAACCCGCCTGCCGGCGCGGCAGGAAGCCATCCAGGACGCGATGCGGCGGCTGGCCAGCGAGACGGGCGAAACCGTGCTGCTGGGGCGCCAGAGCGGGGTGCTGATGCAGTACCTGTCCGTCCGCGAATCGCAGCATGCGCTGCGCTTTTCGCTGTCGCCCGGAACGATGCGGCCGATGCACCGGACCGCGATCGGCATCATGCTCCTGAGCCAGCGCGATGATGACCAGATCGGCCTGCTGCTGCGGCGCTACAACGCGGAGGCCGGCCGCACGGGCCCGCCCGCGCGGATTGCCGAAACGCTGCGTGCGGTCGCGTTTGCCCGCGAGCACGGGTACTACGAATCCGCCAACCTCGCGACGCCCGGCGCGGGCGTGATCGCTTCGTTGCTGCCGACGCCGATCCGCGGTCAACGGCTCGGCATCGGCGTCGGCGGGCCGCTCGAGCGCTTGCACAAGCGGCGCAGGCAACTGCTCGCCAGCCTGCTCGCGGTCGCAGGGAAGGGCTGA